From Virgibacillus ihumii, the proteins below share one genomic window:
- a CDS encoding sulfotransferase family protein, which yields MKKPNFFIAGISKSGTTSLHNYLDMHPDIFMSKFKEPQFFINEILEFPHNGPGDRTEEDIVNTEEEYENLFKGVTDEKIIGESSSDYLYYEESASKIKAYSNDAKIVLMLRNPVDRAYSAYTHLTRDGRETKSFEYALNMEEERIRNNYGCMWHLKAMSLYYKKVKHFIDEFGKDNVKVIIFEEFKNNSSKVLNEICDFLNIERFNYDEVKLVNYNTSGVPKNKKLLSLLQQGFLKRLIKVLVPKIESREKIKKMLYSRILKRESMSESTRMELINYFKNDVRKLEEFLDVDLAHWLN from the coding sequence ATGAAGAAACCAAATTTTTTTATAGCAGGTATTTCCAAAAGTGGAACAACATCGTTACACAATTATTTGGATATGCATCCAGATATATTCATGTCCAAATTCAAAGAACCTCAATTTTTTATTAATGAAATACTTGAATTTCCTCATAATGGCCCCGGAGATCGCACTGAAGAAGATATTGTAAACACTGAAGAAGAGTATGAGAATCTATTTAAGGGTGTAACTGATGAAAAAATAATTGGAGAATCTTCTTCAGATTATCTGTATTATGAAGAGAGTGCTTCAAAAATCAAAGCATATTCAAATGATGCAAAAATTGTATTAATGTTAAGGAACCCAGTTGATAGGGCTTATTCCGCTTATACTCATTTAACAAGAGATGGAAGAGAAACTAAATCCTTTGAATATGCGCTCAATATGGAGGAAGAGAGAATAAGAAATAATTATGGTTGTATGTGGCATTTAAAGGCTATGAGCTTATATTATAAAAAGGTAAAGCATTTTATAGATGAATTTGGAAAGGACAACGTTAAAGTAATCATTTTTGAAGAGTTTAAAAATAATTCCTCTAAAGTGTTGAATGAAATTTGTGATTTCTTAAACATCGAACGTTTTAATTACGATGAAGTAAAACTTGTAAACTATAATACTTCGGGTGTTCCAAAAAATAAAAAGCTGTTATCTTTGTTACAGCAGGGTTTTCTTAAAAGATTGATTAAGGTATTAGTTCCAAAAATTGAATCCCGTGAAAAAATCAAAAAAATGTTATATTCACGAATACTAAAACGAGAGAGTATGAGTGAAAGTACTAGGATGGAATTAATAAATTACTTTAAGAATGACGTTAGAAAATTGGAAGAGTTTTTAGACGTTGATTTAGCCCATTGGTTGAATTGA
- a CDS encoding sulfotransferase domain-containing protein has protein sequence MKNINELKKDMGNRWMYGLKKVIQKNGFLYSSYKYVFERSSYYRNITKKVTDICIEAYPSSANTYLMFLVLNLNKDIYISHHTHTIANMKLAIKMNKPCVVVIRNPLDAISSYIFRFNSEESENNKVLIRAIDEYFEFYKFVQKNIENVYLVTFEDLIDNTSDVMVELQNYTNLELNIENIDMEVLINKSLNDVKNKAERKGRSGKGSVPSKSKEMGKKVVKNKIKNFSTYHESLELYNSLIKEG, from the coding sequence TTGAAAAATATAAATGAATTAAAAAAAGATATGGGTAATAGATGGATGTACGGATTAAAAAAAGTGATTCAAAAAAATGGCTTTTTGTACAGTAGTTACAAATATGTATTTGAAAGAAGTTCATATTACAGAAATATAACAAAAAAAGTTACGGATATTTGTATAGAAGCATATCCTTCAAGTGCGAATACATATTTGATGTTTTTAGTTTTAAATTTAAATAAAGATATATATATTTCTCATCACACACATACAATTGCGAATATGAAGTTAGCAATAAAAATGAATAAGCCGTGTGTAGTAGTTATTAGGAATCCACTCGATGCAATTTCCTCATATATTTTTCGCTTCAATAGTGAAGAAAGTGAAAATAATAAGGTGTTGATTAGAGCAATAGATGAATATTTTGAGTTTTATAAATTTGTTCAAAAGAATATCGAAAATGTGTACTTGGTGACGTTTGAAGATTTAATTGATAACACAAGTGATGTGATGGTCGAGTTACAGAACTATACTAATTTAGAATTAAACATAGAAAATATTGACATGGAAGTGTTAATAAATAAATCGTTAAATGATGTCAAAAATAAAGCTGAAAGAAAAGGTAGGAGCGGGAAGGGCTCTGTTCCAAGTAAAAGCAAAGAAATGGGTAAAAAAGTAGTCAAAAATAAAATTAAAAATTTTTCTACTTATCACGAATCATTAGAATTGTATAATTCATTAATTAAGGAAGGTTAG
- the wzy gene encoding O-antigen polysaccharide polymerase Wzy: MGDRYNYSLNKIFYLFSFFFFGIAPILQFQYGIVMWGGTGFNVDSFYHLNILILLILFLYQGFYFIFSKIEIFSSKKLKNKKQNMQISNRGLLLISFLALLVTLHINNYSIENLIFRSTNLLEDTSINQSVYLIFSKFLLPIPVIALVIFKKFELEGKLIEIFLVGIVLITNFPTSNARFYIAAMYIPLLIVYFQQFNKKYLLLNKLIMIGLLILFPLLNQARRISSLSEVKFTLNFEMFLKGHFDTYQMFMKVVENDIVTMGSQLLTSLFFFIPSSLWPEKSIGSGAFVSHLLGLSYDNVSMNYFGEGYINFGYIGILMFIIILAFINAKIDRSYWHNLMKNKKNLLSVIYLFLLGLEFFILRGALLSSFAYTVGIVSSILFVFIICKKRIIRSS; encoded by the coding sequence GTGGGAGATAGATATAATTACAGTTTAAATAAAATTTTTTATCTTTTTTCTTTTTTCTTTTTTGGAATTGCCCCTATTTTACAGTTTCAATATGGAATTGTTATGTGGGGAGGTACAGGATTTAACGTAGATAGCTTTTATCATTTAAATATTTTAATTTTACTTATACTTTTTCTTTATCAAGGATTTTATTTTATCTTTTCTAAGATAGAAATATTTTCTAGTAAAAAGCTAAAAAATAAAAAGCAAAATATGCAAATTTCCAATAGAGGTTTGCTTTTGATTTCATTTTTAGCATTGTTAGTAACATTACACATTAATAATTACAGTATTGAAAATTTAATTTTCAGGTCAACAAATTTATTGGAAGACACTTCAATAAATCAATCAGTATATCTAATTTTTTCGAAGTTTTTGTTACCAATTCCAGTTATAGCATTGGTGATATTTAAAAAGTTTGAACTGGAAGGAAAATTAATTGAAATCTTTTTAGTTGGAATTGTATTAATTACTAATTTTCCGACCTCAAATGCTAGGTTTTATATAGCCGCAATGTATATCCCTTTGTTAATTGTTTATTTTCAACAATTTAATAAAAAGTACTTGTTATTAAATAAGCTAATAATGATAGGTTTGCTTATTTTATTTCCTTTACTCAATCAGGCAAGGAGAATTAGTAGTTTAAGTGAGGTTAAATTTACCCTTAATTTTGAAATGTTTTTGAAAGGACATTTTGATACATATCAAATGTTTATGAAAGTTGTTGAAAATGATATTGTGACAATGGGAAGTCAATTATTAACTTCATTGTTCTTTTTCATTCCTAGTTCTTTGTGGCCTGAAAAGTCGATAGGAAGTGGAGCGTTTGTTTCTCATTTGCTAGGTCTTTCTTATGATAATGTTTCGATGAATTATTTTGGAGAAGGCTATATTAATTTTGGATATATTGGAATTTTGATGTTTATTATCATCTTGGCATTTATTAATGCTAAAATTGACAGATCCTATTGGCATAATTTAATGAAAAATAAAAAGAACTTACTCTCGGTTATTTATTTATTTTTATTAGGTTTGGAGTTTTTTATTTTAAGGGGGGCGCTGTTAAGTTCTTTTGCTTATACTGTAGGTATAGTTTCTAGTATTCTTTTTGTATTTATTATTTGTAAAAAAAGGATAATTCGATCTAGTTAA
- a CDS encoding glycosyltransferase, translated as MKVLQINSVCGVGSTGRIATDIHNILVSEGHESYIAYGRGEAKNCDNAIKIGTDIDNYAHVGLTRVFDRHGFGSKKATADFIQKVEKLNPDIIHLHNIHGYYINIEILFDYLKKSNKPVIWTLHDCWAFTGHCTHFDFAGCDKWKTGCFSCPEKNSYPKSNILDNSKLNYKQKKKIFTGLENMTIVTPSNWLAGLVKESFLSEYHIKVINNGVDLDTFKPVKNDFRKQYNLEDKYIVLGVAGVWNERKGYYYFLELSKELKSDEVIVLVGITQKQKEKLPSNIVGITHTNNVNELAEIYTTSDVFVNLTLEDTFPTTNLEAIACGTPVITFNTGGSVESIDVNTGIIVEKANLENLHNSIRIIKRNYVRDYYQSCINKAASMFNKIDKFYDYVNLYERI; from the coding sequence GTGAAGGTCTTACAAATAAACTCAGTATGTGGTGTTGGCAGTACAGGAAGGATTGCAACAGACATTCATAACATACTGGTTTCAGAAGGACATGAAAGTTATATTGCATATGGTAGGGGAGAAGCAAAAAACTGCGATAATGCTATAAAAATCGGGACAGATATCGATAATTATGCTCATGTAGGATTAACAAGAGTTTTTGACAGACATGGATTTGGTTCAAAAAAGGCTACAGCTGATTTTATACAAAAAGTTGAAAAACTGAATCCAGATATTATTCATTTACACAATATCCATGGATATTATATAAATATTGAAATATTATTCGATTATCTTAAAAAATCCAACAAGCCAGTGATATGGACACTGCATGATTGCTGGGCTTTTACAGGACACTGCACACATTTTGATTTTGCTGGTTGTGATAAATGGAAAACAGGTTGTTTTAGTTGCCCTGAGAAGAACTCATATCCCAAGAGTAATATACTAGATAATTCAAAATTAAATTATAAACAGAAAAAAAAGATTTTTACAGGATTAGAGAATATGACAATAGTGACTCCTTCAAATTGGCTTGCTGGGTTAGTAAAGGAATCGTTTTTAAGTGAATATCATATTAAAGTGATAAATAATGGAGTAGATTTAGATACATTTAAACCTGTTAAAAATGATTTTAGAAAACAATATAATTTAGAAGACAAATATATTGTTTTAGGCGTTGCTGGTGTTTGGAATGAGAGGAAAGGGTACTATTACTTTCTCGAATTATCAAAGGAACTTAAGTCAGATGAAGTAATAGTTTTGGTCGGAATTACACAAAAGCAAAAAGAAAAATTACCCAGTAATATTGTCGGGATTACACATACAAACAATGTAAATGAACTGGCAGAAATATATACTACATCTGATGTATTTGTGAATTTAACTCTCGAGGATACCTTTCCAACCACGAACCTCGAGGCAATAGCCTGTGGCACGCCAGTGATTACTTTTAATACTGGGGGGAGTGTCGAAAGTATAGATGTTAATACAGGTATCATTGTAGAAAAAGCTAACCTAGAAAACCTGCATAATTCAATAAGAATAATAAAAAGGAATTATGTTAGGGACTACTATCAATCATGTATTAATAAAGCCGCTAGCATGTTTAATAAAATAGATAAATTTTATGATTATGTAAATTTATACGAAAGAATTTAA
- the wecB gene encoding non-hydrolyzing UDP-N-acetylglucosamine 2-epimerase, with the protein MNRLKVMTVVGTRPEIIRLSAVINKLEESDAIEHTLVHTGQNYDYELNEVFFNDFNLKKPDFFLNAATGTAVETIGNILVKADPIMEEVNPDAFLVLGDTNSCLCAIAAKRRQIPVFHMEAGNRCFDQRVPEETNRKIVDHTADINLTYSDIAREYLLREGYPPDRVIKTGSPMFEALNSKKEDIERSDVVERLGLQEGKYFVVSAHREENINSEENFYSLVESLNAIAEKYKLPVIVSTHPRTRNMINTRGVQFDPLIKTMKPLGFNDYIKLQKKAKAVLSDSGTISEESSILGIRALNIRQAHERPEAMEEGSVMMVGLKKERILQGLKVLESQMNDTLRLVEDYSMPNVSDKVMRIILSYTDYVNRVVWGNTK; encoded by the coding sequence ATGAACAGACTCAAAGTTATGACAGTTGTTGGTACAAGACCGGAGATCATCCGACTTTCAGCCGTTATCAATAAATTGGAAGAATCTGATGCGATTGAACATACACTTGTCCACACTGGTCAGAATTATGATTATGAACTAAACGAAGTATTTTTCAATGATTTTAATCTGAAAAAACCTGACTTTTTCCTTAATGCTGCAACCGGAACGGCTGTTGAAACAATTGGAAATATTTTGGTGAAGGCAGACCCAATAATGGAAGAAGTAAATCCGGACGCTTTTTTGGTCCTAGGCGATACGAATAGTTGTCTTTGTGCAATTGCAGCTAAGAGAAGACAGATTCCTGTCTTTCATATGGAAGCTGGTAATAGGTGTTTTGATCAGCGTGTACCTGAAGAAACAAACAGAAAGATTGTAGACCATACAGCAGATATTAATCTTACATACAGTGATATCGCTAGGGAGTATTTGTTGAGAGAGGGATATCCTCCAGACAGGGTTATTAAAACAGGAAGCCCGATGTTTGAAGCGCTGAATTCTAAAAAAGAAGATATTGAACGTTCAGATGTAGTTGAGAGACTGGGTCTTCAAGAAGGAAAATATTTTGTTGTATCTGCCCATAGAGAAGAGAATATTAATTCTGAAGAAAATTTTTATAGTCTAGTAGAAAGTTTAAATGCTATAGCTGAAAAATATAAACTACCTGTAATTGTTAGCACTCATCCTAGAACAAGAAATATGATTAATACTAGGGGAGTACAATTTGATCCTTTAATCAAAACTATGAAACCTTTAGGTTTTAATGACTATATAAAGCTTCAGAAAAAAGCCAAAGCAGTTCTAAGTGACAGTGGTACAATAAGTGAAGAATCATCCATTCTTGGAATCAGGGCATTGAATATCCGTCAAGCTCATGAACGACCTGAAGCAATGGAAGAAGGTTCTGTTATGATGGTTGGCCTAAAAAAGGAACGGATACTACAGGGGTTAAAGGTTTTAGAATCACAAATGAACGATACATTACGACTGGTCGAAGATTATAGTATGCCAAATGTTTCCGACAAAGTTATGAGAATTATATTATCCTATACGGATTATGTAAATCGTGTTGTTTGGGGGAACACCAAGTGA
- a CDS encoding capsular polysaccharide biosynthesis protein CapF, producing the protein MKILVTGAKGFIGKNLVAELKNRSYTDVFEYGRETNADLLSEYCKHADFVYHLAGVNRPESQNEFMQVNYGFTETLLANLKKHQNHCPVMIASSTQAESDNPYGNSKKAGEDLLFQYSQDTGAKVLIYRFPNAFGKWSRPNYNSVIATFCHNIAHDMPITVNDRNVELDLVYIDDIVEELINALKGSETNTGEFCQVPVTHKISLGKIVDLIYSFKKSREECSIPDVSDPFTKKLYSTYLSFLPEDQFSYDLKMNVDNRGSFTEIIKTEDRGQVSVNVSKAGITKGNHWHHTKNEKFLVVSGHGVIRFRKVDSDEVIEYFVSGEKLEVVDIPVGYTHNIENLGKTDMVTIMWANELFDPENPDTYYLEV; encoded by the coding sequence ATGAAAATACTAGTTACCGGGGCGAAGGGATTTATAGGAAAAAACCTTGTGGCCGAACTGAAGAATCGTTCTTATACCGATGTTTTTGAATATGGCAGAGAAACTAATGCTGATCTATTGAGTGAGTATTGTAAACATGCTGATTTTGTATACCATTTGGCAGGGGTTAATCGTCCAGAAAGCCAGAATGAATTTATGCAGGTGAATTATGGGTTCACGGAAACTCTGCTGGCCAATTTAAAAAAGCATCAAAATCATTGTCCTGTTATGATAGCTTCTTCGACCCAAGCGGAATCGGATAATCCGTATGGTAATAGTAAAAAAGCTGGAGAAGACCTGCTTTTTCAGTATAGTCAGGACACAGGAGCAAAAGTATTGATTTATCGTTTTCCAAATGCCTTTGGAAAATGGAGCAGACCAAACTATAATAGTGTAATAGCAACTTTCTGTCATAATATTGCTCATGATATGCCCATCACTGTAAACGATAGAAATGTTGAACTGGATTTAGTTTATATCGATGATATAGTAGAGGAACTGATTAATGCATTGAAAGGGAGTGAAACTAATACTGGAGAGTTCTGCCAGGTACCTGTAACTCATAAAATATCACTCGGGAAAATAGTTGATTTGATTTATTCCTTTAAAAAGAGTCGGGAAGAATGTTCTATACCTGATGTGTCAGATCCATTCACAAAAAAACTTTATAGCACCTATTTAAGTTTTCTACCAGAAGATCAATTCAGCTATGACTTAAAAATGAATGTAGACAATCGTGGTTCATTTACAGAAATCATAAAAACCGAAGATCGTGGGCAGGTTTCCGTCAATGTGTCTAAGGCTGGTATTACGAAAGGAAACCACTGGCATCACACGAAGAATGAAAAGTTTTTGGTTGTTAGCGGTCACGGGGTTATTCGTTTTCGAAAAGTTGACTCTGATGAGGTGATTGAATATTTTGTGAGTGGTGAAAAACTGGAAGTAGTGGATATACCAGTTGGCTACACACATAATATTGAAAATTTAGGTAAAACGGATATGGTGACTATTATGTGGGCAAATGAACTTTTTGATCCCGAAAACCCGGACACATATTATTTGGAGGTTTAG
- a CDS encoding polysaccharide biosynthesis protein, translated as MFKDKTLLITGGTGSFGNAVMKRFLDTDIKEIRIFSRDEKKQDDMRKFYRNEKLKFYLGDVRDLSSVKDAMYDVDYVFHAAALKQVPSCEFFPLEAVKTNVEGTDNVLTGAISRGVKKVICLSTDKAAYPINAMGISKAMMEKVFVAKSKTVDPDRTLICGTRYGNVMASRGSVIPLFIEQIKSGKPLTVTDPNMTRFLMSLEDAVELVVFAFQNAEAGDIMVQKAPASTIGDLAQAVKELFNAENEIRVIGTRHGEKLYETLLTKEENVAAHDMDYFYRVPADKRDLNYDKYFVEGDENLSSDQEYNSHNTKRLNIEQIKDKLLTLDFVQDELKGWK; from the coding sequence ATGTTCAAGGATAAAACGTTACTCATAACCGGGGGTACCGGTTCATTTGGGAATGCAGTAATGAAAAGATTTTTAGATACGGATATAAAAGAGATTCGCATATTTTCACGTGATGAAAAGAAACAGGATGATATGCGTAAATTTTATAGAAATGAAAAACTTAAATTCTATCTTGGAGATGTACGTGATTTAAGTAGTGTTAAAGACGCGATGTATGATGTAGACTATGTGTTCCACGCCGCAGCACTTAAACAAGTCCCTTCCTGTGAGTTCTTCCCATTGGAAGCTGTAAAAACAAATGTAGAGGGAACTGACAATGTTCTGACCGGTGCAATTTCAAGAGGGGTCAAAAAAGTAATTTGCTTATCTACAGATAAAGCTGCCTATCCAATTAATGCAATGGGAATATCTAAAGCAATGATGGAAAAAGTCTTTGTTGCCAAGTCAAAAACAGTTGACCCGGATAGAACGTTAATTTGTGGCACTCGCTATGGAAATGTAATGGCGTCTAGGGGATCTGTCATTCCATTGTTTATCGAACAAATTAAAAGCGGGAAGCCATTGACAGTAACAGATCCTAATATGACAAGGTTTCTGATGAGCTTAGAGGATGCTGTAGAACTTGTGGTTTTTGCATTCCAAAATGCTGAAGCAGGTGATATTATGGTTCAAAAAGCACCTGCATCAACCATTGGTGATCTTGCACAGGCTGTTAAAGAACTTTTTAATGCAGAAAATGAAATACGCGTTATAGGAACCCGTCATGGTGAAAAGCTATATGAAACATTGCTTACTAAAGAGGAAAATGTAGCTGCTCATGATATGGACTATTTTTACCGGGTGCCAGCTGATAAAAGAGATTTAAACTATGATAAGTATTTTGTTGAAGGGGATGAAAATTTATCCTCAGATCAGGAATATAATTCACACAATACTAAGCGGTTAAATATCGAACAGATTAAGGACAAACTTTTAACACTAGATTTTGTTCAAGATGAACTGAAAGGTTGGAAGTAA
- a CDS encoding glycosyltransferase family 4 protein, protein MGKHILVISQYFYPEQFRINDICTEWVKKGYKVTVLTGIPNYPHGKFYKGYGLRKKRREKINGIDILRIPLIPRGNNSIMLALNYFSFVVTGFFWQLLSKLKADYVFIFEVSPMTQALPGVWYAKKNKIPCYLYVQDLWPENVEVVTGIKNNYIIGSIGKMVDYIYKNCDKIFTTSESFVKAIVKRGVNEARVENWPQYAESFYEPIKEANKTEIPHDGRFNIVFTGNIGQAQGLDLLPRVASILKSEGYGNMICFNIIGDGRFRETLKEIIYQNKVDDMFNFIDRQPPEEIPYYISSCDAAFLSFANKELFNMTIPAKLQSYLACGIPIVASAGGESKKLINTSQAGFCTETGNENKLVNSIVKLMHLTENERNLMGERARLYYEENFDKDYLLNKMDKFFQ, encoded by the coding sequence ATGGGCAAACATATTTTAGTCATCTCTCAATATTTTTACCCCGAACAATTTAGAATTAATGATATTTGCACTGAGTGGGTGAAAAAGGGGTACAAGGTGACAGTTTTAACTGGAATTCCTAATTATCCCCATGGTAAATTCTACAAAGGGTATGGATTACGTAAAAAAAGAAGAGAAAAAATTAATGGCATTGATATTTTGAGAATTCCTCTTATTCCTAGGGGTAATAATTCAATTATGTTAGCTTTAAATTACTTTTCCTTTGTGGTAACGGGTTTTTTTTGGCAACTGCTTAGTAAACTAAAAGCGGATTATGTTTTTATTTTTGAAGTTTCTCCTATGACTCAGGCATTGCCGGGAGTTTGGTATGCAAAAAAAAATAAAATACCTTGCTATTTATATGTGCAAGATTTATGGCCTGAAAATGTTGAGGTTGTAACAGGTATTAAGAATAATTATATTATAGGATCGATTGGTAAGATGGTTGATTATATTTATAAGAACTGTGACAAGATATTCACAACTTCTGAAAGCTTTGTTAAAGCTATTGTAAAGCGTGGGGTTAATGAGGCAAGAGTTGAAAATTGGCCGCAATATGCTGAGAGTTTCTACGAACCGATTAAGGAAGCTAATAAAACTGAGATTCCACATGATGGTCGTTTTAATATAGTGTTCACTGGAAATATTGGACAAGCACAGGGGCTAGATTTATTGCCGAGGGTTGCCAGTATTCTAAAATCTGAAGGGTACGGTAACATGATTTGTTTTAATATTATAGGCGATGGTAGGTTTAGGGAGACGCTTAAAGAGATTATATATCAAAACAAAGTGGATGACATGTTCAATTTTATAGATCGACAACCTCCGGAAGAAATACCATATTATATAAGTAGTTGTGATGCAGCTTTTTTAAGTTTTGCGAATAAAGAGCTTTTTAATATGACGATACCTGCTAAACTTCAATCTTACTTGGCATGTGGCATTCCAATAGTTGCTTCAGCGGGTGGCGAGAGTAAAAAGTTAATTAACACATCACAGGCAGGTTTTTGTACAGAAACTGGTAATGAGAATAAACTCGTAAACTCAATTGTAAAATTAATGCATCTGACTGAAAATGAAAGAAACCTGATGGGAGAAAGAGCCCGTTTGTATTACGAAGAAAATTTTGATAAAGACTATTTACTTAACAAAATGGACAAATTTTTTCAATAG
- a CDS encoding NAD-dependent epimerase/dehydratase family protein, producing MKRLLITGVNSYVGNSFEAWLAKGPNNYTIDKISLRDYTWKEKDFTEYDAVVHVAGIAHVSKDPKMEEKYYQVNRNLTIAVAKKAKAEGVGQFIFMSSIIVYGSAGGNNGVIGKATIPTPLDFYGKSKLQAEKGIEPLNDDTFKVTILRPPMIYGKGSKGNYPKLAMAAKKLPVFPDYENQRSMLHIDNLCEFLRLMVDNKESGMFFPQNLEYVKTSEMVKTISEVHGKNMKLVKLFNPILDLIRQRFGIINKVFGNLVYDKKLSFYKSHYQVRDLKDSIILTETNR from the coding sequence GTGAAACGGTTATTAATTACAGGTGTAAATAGTTATGTCGGTAATAGTTTTGAAGCATGGCTGGCAAAAGGTCCTAACAATTATACAATTGATAAAATTAGTTTGAGAGATTATACATGGAAGGAAAAAGACTTTACAGAATACGATGCAGTTGTTCATGTCGCTGGCATTGCTCATGTTTCCAAGGACCCTAAGATGGAAGAAAAATATTATCAAGTAAATCGTAATCTGACGATTGCAGTGGCCAAAAAAGCTAAAGCAGAGGGTGTTGGACAATTTATATTTATGAGCAGTATTATCGTTTATGGCTCTGCTGGTGGAAATAATGGGGTTATTGGCAAAGCTACAATTCCAACGCCTCTTGACTTCTACGGAAAAAGTAAACTTCAAGCTGAAAAAGGCATTGAACCTTTAAATGATGATACGTTTAAAGTGACCATTCTTAGACCCCCGATGATTTATGGTAAGGGATCAAAAGGTAATTATCCGAAATTAGCAATGGCTGCCAAAAAACTTCCGGTTTTTCCTGATTATGAGAATCAGCGGAGTATGCTGCACATCGACAACCTTTGTGAATTTTTGAGACTTATGGTTGATAATAAAGAGAGTGGTATGTTTTTTCCACAGAACTTGGAATATGTAAAAACAAGTGAAATGGTTAAAACGATATCGGAAGTGCATGGGAAAAATATGAAACTGGTTAAACTGTTTAATCCGATTTTGGATTTGATACGCCAACGGTTCGGAATTATTAATAAGGTATTTGGGAATTTGGTTTATGATAAGAAATTAAGCTTTTATAAATCACATTATCAGGTTAGAGATTTAAAAGATTCGATTATATTAACTGAAACAAATAGATAG
- a CDS encoding sugar transferase — MYLKIKRFIDIILSLFGLIVLSPVFLILVIGIKLDSRGPVLFKQKRIGINKTHFRLLKFRTMRIDTPKDTPTHLLRDPEMYITKMGKFLRKTSLDELPQILNIIFGNMSIIGPRPALWNQYDLIAERDKYSVNDILPGLTGWAQIKGRDELPIDVKASLDGEYVQNISFKLDVKCFFGTFISVIKSDGVVEGGTGSKGKKETASEKETVSK, encoded by the coding sequence ATGTATTTAAAAATAAAACGTTTTATTGATATTATTCTGTCTTTATTTGGGTTGATTGTGTTATCACCTGTATTCTTGATTCTTGTGATTGGAATCAAACTTGATTCCAGAGGACCGGTGCTGTTCAAACAAAAAAGAATCGGAATCAATAAGACACATTTTAGACTTCTAAAATTCCGAACGATGCGAATTGATACACCAAAGGACACACCGACTCATTTATTAAGAGATCCCGAAATGTACATTACCAAGATGGGTAAATTTCTGAGAAAAACATCCCTTGATGAACTGCCACAAATTTTGAATATTATTTTCGGCAATATGAGCATTATTGGCCCTAGACCTGCGTTATGGAATCAATACGATTTAATTGCTGAAAGAGATAAATATAGCGTAAACGATATTCTCCCAGGTTTGACTGGTTGGGCACAAATAAAAGGACGTGATGAACTTCCAATTGATGTGAAAGCCAGCTTAGATGGTGAGTATGTTCAAAATATCAGTTTTAAACTTGATGTAAAGTGCTTTTTTGGTACATTTATTAGTGTGATCAAAAGTGACGGGGTCGTTGAAGGTGGAACGGGTTCAAAGGGAAAAAAGGAGACAGCAAGTGAGAAGGAGACTGTATCGAAGTGA